A section of the Cryobacterium soli genome encodes:
- a CDS encoding Mur ligase family protein: MAIESTPPVVRPSAPPRVRLEDVAGRAGAVCSTADAETVVTGIALSTQSVQPGDLFVALPGKNGHGAQYAAQAVQAGAAAVLTDAAGEAQARAAGVPCVISDNLRDRLGELSAFIYDTADSDLVIFGITGTNGKTTTAHVLEAVLGQMGLVTGLSTTAERHIAGEVFVSKLTTPEATDVHALLARMKEQNVQAVVLEVSAQGLTHGRVDGIVFDCAGFTNLSVDHLDDYGTMENYFEAKEILFRPERSRTGVVSMETPWGLRLLSQPTIPVSSISADAETDPDWRLEILESLPEATRFRVQNRAGDSVETTVALLGDHLVADAGLAIAMIVEAGYPAAQVQAAVQDGIRVYIPGRTESVSGPTGPRVYVDFGHSSDAFEKTLRAVRAVTPGRVIMLFGADGDRDPVKRPEMARVAAAGSDIVVVTDHHPRFEDPANIRRMLVDAAREAFPGKQIVEVSPPEAAIDYAVDLARDGDAILWAGPGHQDYRDIRGVRTPYSARELAREALARHGWPAQQPS, encoded by the coding sequence TTGGCAATCGAAAGTACCCCACCCGTCGTACGACCCAGTGCCCCGCCGCGGGTGCGCCTGGAGGATGTCGCCGGTCGGGCGGGTGCGGTGTGCAGCACCGCCGATGCCGAGACGGTGGTGACCGGGATCGCGCTGTCGACGCAGTCGGTGCAGCCGGGGGACCTCTTTGTTGCCCTGCCCGGAAAGAACGGTCACGGCGCCCAGTACGCCGCGCAGGCCGTGCAGGCCGGCGCCGCCGCGGTGCTCACGGACGCCGCCGGTGAGGCGCAGGCGCGGGCCGCCGGGGTGCCCTGCGTCATCAGCGACAACCTGCGTGACCGGCTCGGCGAGCTGAGCGCGTTCATCTACGACACCGCCGATAGCGACCTCGTGATCTTCGGCATCACCGGAACGAACGGGAAGACCACCACCGCCCATGTGCTCGAGGCGGTGCTCGGCCAGATGGGCCTGGTCACGGGCCTGTCGACGACGGCCGAGCGGCACATCGCCGGTGAGGTCTTCGTGTCCAAGCTCACGACGCCGGAGGCCACCGATGTGCACGCACTCCTGGCCCGGATGAAGGAGCAGAACGTGCAGGCGGTGGTGCTCGAGGTGAGCGCCCAGGGTCTCACGCACGGCCGGGTGGACGGCATCGTCTTCGACTGCGCCGGGTTCACCAACCTCTCGGTCGACCACCTCGACGACTACGGCACGATGGAGAACTACTTCGAGGCCAAGGAGATCCTGTTCCGCCCGGAGCGCTCGCGCACCGGTGTGGTGAGCATGGAGACCCCGTGGGGCCTCCGGCTGCTCAGTCAGCCCACGATACCGGTGTCGTCGATCTCGGCGGATGCCGAAACCGACCCGGACTGGCGGCTGGAGATTCTCGAATCCCTGCCGGAGGCGACCCGGTTCCGGGTGCAGAACCGTGCCGGTGACAGCGTGGAGACGACCGTGGCACTGCTCGGCGACCACCTGGTGGCCGACGCGGGCCTGGCGATCGCGATGATCGTCGAGGCCGGCTACCCGGCCGCGCAGGTGCAGGCCGCCGTGCAGGACGGCATCCGGGTGTACATCCCCGGGCGCACCGAGAGCGTGTCCGGGCCGACCGGTCCGCGCGTGTACGTGGACTTCGGGCACAGCTCAGACGCGTTCGAGAAGACCCTGCGGGCCGTGCGCGCGGTCACCCCCGGTCGGGTGATCATGCTCTTCGGCGCCGACGGCGACCGGGACCCGGTCAAGCGCCCCGAGATGGCCCGGGTCGCGGCGGCCGGCTCCGACATCGTGGTGGTCACCGACCACCACCCGCGCTTCGAAGACCCGGCCAACATCCGGCGGATGCTCGTCGATGCCGCCCGCGAGGCGTTCCCCGGCAAGCAGATCGTGGAGGTTTCGCCGCCAGAGGCCGCCATCGATTACGCGGTGGACCTGGCCAGGGATGGCGACGCCATTCTCTGGGCCGGACCCGGACACCAGGACTACCGGGACATCCGCGGGGTGCGCACGCCGTACTCGGCGCGGGAACTGGCCCGGGAGGCCCTCGCCCGGCACGGCTGGCCCGCCCAGCAGCCCTCCTGA
- a CDS encoding ABC transporter permease, with the protein MSSVEPVLPAAEATPADTRPADARPTEARPGGAWALLVSELTVLFRRRRTWALLLALAAIPVLIAVAVRLSSQEPTPGRGPPFLDQVTQNGLFVAFTGLIVSIPLFLPLTVGVVAGDTIAGEASLGTLRYLLVAPAGRVWLLVVKYVGAAVFCLAATLTVVTAGVLSGLALFPVGPLTLLSGDTISLGESFLRALLIAGYVTVSLLGLSMIGLFFSTLTVVPVGAMAATIVLSVVAQVLDSLPQLEWLHPWLFSHYWLDFADLLRQPVDVTSFGANALLQGGYLLVFGALAYGRFMTKDILS; encoded by the coding sequence ATGTCGTCCGTTGAGCCGGTTCTGCCGGCCGCCGAAGCCACGCCGGCTGACACTCGTCCCGCTGACGCTCGGCCTACCGAGGCTCGGCCCGGCGGAGCCTGGGCCCTGCTCGTCTCCGAGCTCACCGTGCTCTTCAGGCGCCGGCGCACCTGGGCTCTGCTGCTCGCTCTGGCCGCGATCCCCGTGCTCATCGCCGTGGCCGTGCGGCTCTCCTCGCAGGAACCGACTCCCGGCCGCGGGCCGCCGTTCCTCGACCAGGTCACCCAGAACGGGCTCTTCGTGGCTTTCACGGGACTCATCGTGTCGATCCCGCTGTTCCTGCCGCTCACCGTGGGGGTCGTGGCTGGCGACACCATCGCCGGCGAGGCCAGCCTGGGCACCCTGCGCTACCTGCTCGTCGCCCCGGCCGGCCGAGTGTGGCTGCTCGTGGTCAAGTACGTCGGCGCCGCCGTGTTCTGCCTGGCGGCCACCCTCACGGTGGTCACCGCCGGCGTTCTCTCCGGGCTGGCCCTGTTTCCCGTCGGCCCGCTCACCCTGCTCTCCGGCGACACGATCAGCCTCGGCGAATCGTTCCTGCGCGCCCTGCTCATCGCCGGGTACGTCACGGTGTCGCTGCTCGGCCTCTCGATGATCGGCCTCTTCTTCTCCACCCTCACCGTGGTGCCCGTCGGCGCCATGGCCGCCACGATCGTGCTGTCAGTCGTGGCGCAGGTGCTCGACTCGCTGCCGCAACTGGAGTGGCTGCATCCGTGGCTGTTCAGCCACTACTGGCTGGACTTCGCCGACCTGCTGCGCCAACCGGTGGACGTGACCTCATTCGGCGCGAACGCCCTGCTGCAGGGCGGCTATCTGCTCGTCTTCGGGGCGCTCGCCTACGGGCGTTTCATGACCAAGGACATCCTGAGCTGA
- a CDS encoding ABC transporter ATP-binding protein has protein sequence MTLPSWAAGDLAIETRALTKRFGQQTAVDAIDLAVPMGSVFGFLGPNGSGKTTSIRVMLGLAAATSGDVSLLGESMPGRLARVLPQVGALVEGPAFYPFLSGAANLRRLDTADRAAPGCTRRARVDRALDRVGLSNAAGKKVSAYSLGMKQRLGIANALLMPRRLLVLDEPTNGLDPQGTREVRALVRSLAGEGTTVFVSSHLLAEVEHMCTHAAIMSAGRLLVQGTLDELRAGESRVRVRTPDADAAIRVLAAAGLTAGLETPEVPARPGADPWVSAPLDADPQPAESLVAALVAAGVRVRGFQIDDASLEERFVALTGEGFDVVR, from the coding sequence GTGACACTGCCCAGCTGGGCCGCCGGCGACCTGGCCATCGAGACCCGGGCTCTCACCAAACGATTCGGCCAGCAGACCGCCGTCGACGCCATCGATTTGGCGGTGCCGATGGGCTCGGTCTTCGGGTTCCTTGGCCCGAACGGCTCGGGCAAGACGACGAGCATCCGGGTGATGCTGGGGTTGGCCGCCGCGACCAGCGGTGATGTCAGCCTGCTCGGTGAGTCGATGCCGGGCCGGCTCGCCCGGGTGCTGCCCCAGGTGGGCGCGCTGGTGGAGGGGCCGGCGTTCTATCCGTTCCTATCGGGGGCGGCGAACCTGCGCCGCCTCGACACCGCCGACCGGGCCGCCCCCGGCTGCACCCGCCGCGCCCGGGTAGACCGCGCGCTCGACCGGGTCGGATTGTCGAACGCGGCCGGCAAGAAGGTGTCGGCCTACTCGCTGGGCATGAAACAGCGCCTCGGCATCGCCAACGCCCTCCTGATGCCGCGCCGCCTGCTGGTGCTCGACGAACCTACCAACGGGCTCGACCCGCAGGGCACCCGCGAGGTGCGCGCCCTGGTGCGTTCACTGGCCGGGGAGGGCACCACGGTCTTCGTCTCCAGCCATCTGCTCGCCGAGGTGGAGCACATGTGCACCCACGCGGCCATCATGAGCGCCGGACGACTGCTGGTGCAGGGCACCCTCGACGAGCTGCGGGCCGGCGAGTCCCGGGTGCGGGTGCGCACGCCGGATGCCGACGCCGCGATCCGCGTGCTGGCCGCCGCCGGTCTCACGGCCGGCCTGGAGACGCCCGAGGTGCCCGCCCGGCCGGGCGCCGACCCGTGGGTGAGCGCGCCCCTGGACGCGGATCCCCAACCGGCCGAGTCCCTCGTGGCCGCACTCGTGGCCGCCGGGGTGCGGGTGCGCGGCTTCCAGATCGACGACGCCAGCCTGGAAGAACGGTTCGTGGCGCTCACCGGGGAGGGTTTTGATGTCGTCCGTTGA
- a CDS encoding LolA family protein has product MSRTWLKWMPAAVVPAVIAVGVLAVPLQAGAAVDLPDKTPQEVLQLAAGSTVDTFSGTLEQTSDLGLPEVPSSGDAAAGDLSDALDLLTGDHTVRVYQSGADQSRVQVQDTMSERNLIRNGSDLWVYDSADNTATHATVPADTDAAGATPGAGYTPAEVADKFLAEVTPSTEVSLAENTQVAGRDAYELVLTPNTETTLVGSVSIAVDAETGLPLRVQVEATGATEPALSLAFTSLSLDTPSADLFTFSPPAGADVSEQALPAKGDAEHPEGDKSGATVIGTGWDAVVAVPAGADAQAMADLTASPLYTQVTDAVDGGRALTTTLVSVLITDDGRIFAGSVPVERLQAAAAQE; this is encoded by the coding sequence ATGTCCCGTACCTGGCTGAAGTGGATGCCCGCCGCCGTGGTGCCCGCCGTCATCGCCGTGGGGGTGCTGGCCGTTCCGCTGCAGGCGGGCGCGGCCGTGGACCTGCCAGACAAGACGCCGCAGGAGGTTCTGCAACTGGCCGCCGGCAGCACCGTCGACACGTTCTCCGGAACCCTCGAGCAGACCTCCGACCTCGGGCTGCCCGAGGTGCCCAGCAGCGGGGATGCCGCCGCCGGTGACCTCTCCGACGCCCTCGACCTGCTCACCGGCGACCACACCGTGCGGGTGTACCAGTCCGGCGCCGACCAGAGCCGCGTGCAGGTGCAGGACACCATGTCGGAGCGCAACCTGATCCGCAACGGCAGCGACCTCTGGGTCTACGACTCGGCCGACAACACCGCAACGCACGCCACCGTGCCCGCCGACACGGATGCTGCCGGTGCGACGCCCGGCGCCGGCTACACGCCGGCCGAGGTGGCCGACAAATTCCTCGCCGAGGTCACCCCGAGCACCGAGGTGAGCCTGGCCGAGAACACCCAGGTGGCCGGCCGCGACGCCTACGAGCTCGTGCTGACGCCCAACACCGAGACCACCCTGGTCGGCTCCGTGTCCATCGCCGTGGACGCCGAGACCGGCCTGCCGCTGCGGGTGCAGGTCGAAGCCACGGGCGCCACCGAACCGGCGCTCAGCCTGGCCTTCACCTCGCTCAGCCTCGACACCCCGTCGGCCGACCTGTTCACCTTCAGCCCGCCGGCCGGGGCCGACGTGTCCGAGCAGGCGCTGCCCGCGAAGGGCGACGCCGAACACCCCGAGGGCGACAAGAGCGGCGCCACCGTCATCGGCACCGGCTGGGATGCCGTGGTGGCCGTGCCGGCCGGGGCGGATGCCCAGGCCATGGCCGACCTCACCGCCTCACCGCTCTACACCCAGGTGACCGACGCCGTGGACGGCGGCCGGGCCCTGACCACGACGCTCGTGAGCGTGCTGATCACCGACGACGGCCGGATCTTCGCCGGTTCGGTGCCCGTGGAGCGGCTGCAGGCCGCCGCCGCCCAGGAGTGA
- a CDS encoding histidine phosphatase family protein, translated as MSARIHFVRHAETLFNVNGMLQGWCDAPLTERGEGQVAALGERMRDVPLAAAFMSDLTRTRTTMAGALAGHPHLVPTPLRDLREWHFGGWEGQPNASLWNPVFADHDATYAPGTFATITANGFDSVIDAIHRNDPSGRADSAADVRTRVDAALETVVAAAELAALEDTGDVLVVTHGSVLGSILHTLVPATRPRTGFPNCGIVTVTWTEGQAIAGEIDASCA; from the coding sequence ATGAGCGCCCGGATCCACTTCGTCCGCCACGCCGAAACCCTCTTCAACGTCAACGGGATGCTGCAGGGCTGGTGCGACGCCCCGCTGACCGAACGCGGCGAAGGCCAGGTCGCCGCCCTCGGTGAGCGGATGCGCGACGTGCCGTTGGCGGCCGCGTTCATGAGCGACCTCACCCGCACTCGCACCACCATGGCGGGCGCCCTCGCCGGGCATCCGCACCTGGTGCCCACCCCGTTGCGGGACCTGCGCGAATGGCACTTCGGCGGCTGGGAAGGCCAGCCCAACGCCTCGCTGTGGAACCCGGTCTTCGCCGACCACGACGCCACCTACGCGCCGGGGACGTTCGCCACGATCACCGCGAACGGATTCGACAGCGTGATCGACGCCATCCACCGCAACGACCCGAGCGGCCGCGCCGACTCGGCAGCGGATGTGCGCACCCGCGTCGACGCGGCGCTGGAGACCGTCGTGGCCGCCGCCGAGCTGGCGGCACTGGAGGATACCGGCGATGTGCTCGTCGTGACCCACGGGTCCGTCCTCGGCAGCATCCTGCACACCCTGGTGCCGGCGACGCGGCCGCGCACGGGCTTTCCCAACTGCGGAATCGTCACCGTGACGTGGACCGAGGGCCAGGCGATCGCCGGCGAGATCGACGCATCCTGCGCCTGA
- a CDS encoding CueP family metal-binding protein, whose protein sequence is MFPSKTAASLSALILLLSLTACTGSGADVAPAATGASAGLGAEADAMLAGYDITAPATVTDLIEQLQAQPLAERPKGLMASVRVDELLLSSGGSELSLPLPDDLFHLSVAPYLSTTHECFYHSLTTCVGELGSEDLHVTITDDATTDVLLDRDISTYENGFFDVWLPAGLDITVLIDDGEHTVELPLGTRADDPTCVTSALLT, encoded by the coding sequence ATGTTCCCTTCCAAGACCGCAGCCAGCCTGAGCGCGCTGATCCTCCTCCTGTCCCTCACCGCCTGCACCGGATCCGGGGCGGACGTCGCCCCGGCCGCCACAGGCGCATCCGCCGGCCTGGGCGCGGAGGCCGACGCGATGCTCGCCGGTTACGACATCACCGCCCCGGCCACCGTGACCGACCTCATCGAGCAGCTGCAGGCCCAGCCGCTCGCGGAGCGTCCGAAGGGGCTGATGGCCTCGGTGCGGGTCGACGAACTCCTCCTCTCCAGCGGTGGCAGCGAACTCAGCCTCCCGCTACCGGATGACCTGTTCCACCTGTCCGTCGCGCCGTATCTGAGCACAACCCACGAGTGCTTCTACCACTCGCTCACCACCTGCGTCGGAGAGCTCGGCAGCGAGGATCTCCACGTCACGATCACCGACGACGCGACCACCGACGTGCTCCTCGACCGCGACATCAGCACCTACGAGAACGGGTTCTTCGACGTCTGGCTTCCCGCCGGGCTCGACATCACGGTGCTCATCGACGACGGCGAGCACACGGTCGAGCTGCCCCTCGGCACCCGCGCCGACGACCCCACCTGCGTCACCTCCGCGCTCCTCACCTGA
- a CDS encoding Cof-type HAD-IIB family hydrolase, producing MISPRIAFLDVDGTLIDSGEVIADSTIEAVQTARANGHLVYLCTGRASVEIYPKIRDIGFDGAISAGGGFAEIGDDLVISRTMPEAAVARMVGFYEESGYDFYLQAFAELYPSPGVRGRFASYLQDDQERRGETRTDLASVTDAREHPALKAFADVRPLSHTGIAKSVFLASDLLAFDRVTEALGGDFHVITGTIPHMGKGSGEVTLGGVNKGSTILQLLDKLGLDASSAIGVGDSNNDIEMLQVCGVGIAMGNATDAVKAHADEVTTSVLEDGVWNAFRRHGLI from the coding sequence ATGATTTCCCCCCGCATCGCCTTCCTCGACGTCGACGGCACCCTCATCGACTCGGGTGAGGTGATCGCAGACTCCACCATCGAAGCGGTGCAGACCGCCAGGGCGAACGGGCACCTGGTGTACCTCTGCACCGGCCGGGCCAGCGTGGAGATCTACCCGAAGATCCGCGACATAGGCTTCGACGGAGCGATCAGCGCCGGCGGCGGGTTCGCCGAGATCGGCGACGACTTGGTGATCTCCCGCACCATGCCCGAGGCCGCGGTGGCGCGGATGGTCGGCTTCTACGAGGAGTCCGGCTACGACTTCTACCTGCAGGCGTTCGCCGAGCTGTACCCGAGCCCCGGAGTGCGGGGACGTTTCGCCAGCTACCTCCAAGACGACCAGGAACGCCGCGGTGAAACCCGTACCGACCTGGCGTCGGTGACCGACGCCCGGGAGCACCCTGCCCTCAAGGCGTTCGCCGATGTGCGGCCGCTCAGCCACACCGGCATCGCGAAATCCGTCTTCCTGGCCAGCGACCTCCTCGCCTTCGACAGGGTCACCGAGGCGCTCGGCGGCGACTTCCACGTGATCACCGGCACCATCCCGCACATGGGCAAGGGCAGCGGCGAAGTCACCCTCGGCGGGGTGAACAAGGGCTCGACGATTCTGCAACTGCTCGACAAGCTCGGCCTGGATGCGTCAAGCGCCATCGGTGTGGGCGACAGCAACAACGACATCGAGATGCTGCAGGTCTGCGGTGTGGGTATCGCCATGGGCAACGCCACGGATGCGGTGAAGGCGCACGCCGACGAGGTCACCACGAGCGTGCTCGAGGACGGCGTCTGGAACGCGTTCCGCCGCCACGGCCTGATCTAG
- a CDS encoding glycoside hydrolase family 1 protein, whose amino-acid sequence MTSSTPFPADFLWGGATAANQIEGAYNEGGKGLSIQDVMPQGIATPRTEGPTDDNLKQVAIDFYHRYAEDIALFAEMGFKTFRFSIAWSRIFPLGDEAEPNEEGLAFYDRVLDECEKHGIEPLVTISHYETPLHLTETYDGWVNRDLIGFYERYARVLFARYGTRVKYWLTFNEINSVLHAPLMSGGINTPKDQLSQTDLYQAIHNELVASALATKAARELAPQAQIGCMVLAMPAYPLTPDPDDVMASLTTERTNLAFGDIHVRGEYPGYYLRSLRDQGVELVITDEDRALLKEHTVDFVSFSYYMSVAETSDDSKRIIGEGNIMGGVSNPTLQASEWGWQIDPVGLRIVLNQFWDRWQKPLFIVENGLGARDQLVEVDGRKTVIDDYRIDYLNDHLVQVGEAITDGVDVMGYTSWGCIDIVSASTAQLSKRYGFIYVDRNDDGTGTLDRYKKKSFDWYAEVISSNGASLTR is encoded by the coding sequence ATGACCAGTTCCACACCTTTCCCCGCTGACTTCCTCTGGGGCGGCGCCACGGCGGCCAACCAGATCGAGGGCGCCTACAACGAGGGCGGCAAGGGCCTGTCGATCCAGGACGTCATGCCGCAGGGAATCGCCACGCCGCGCACCGAGGGCCCGACGGATGACAACCTCAAGCAGGTGGCCATCGACTTCTACCACCGCTACGCCGAGGACATCGCGCTGTTCGCCGAGATGGGCTTCAAGACCTTCCGCTTCTCCATTGCCTGGAGCCGGATCTTCCCGCTCGGCGACGAGGCCGAACCGAACGAGGAAGGCCTCGCCTTCTACGACCGGGTGCTCGACGAGTGCGAGAAGCACGGCATCGAACCGCTCGTCACCATCTCGCACTACGAGACCCCGTTGCACCTGACCGAGACCTACGACGGCTGGGTCAACCGCGACCTCATCGGCTTCTACGAGCGATACGCCCGGGTGCTCTTCGCCCGGTACGGCACCCGGGTGAAGTACTGGCTCACCTTCAACGAGATCAACTCGGTGCTGCACGCTCCGCTCATGTCCGGCGGCATCAACACCCCGAAGGACCAGCTCTCCCAGACCGACCTGTACCAGGCCATCCACAACGAGCTGGTCGCCAGCGCCCTGGCCACCAAGGCGGCCAGGGAACTGGCCCCCCAGGCCCAGATCGGCTGCATGGTGCTCGCGATGCCCGCGTACCCGTTGACTCCGGACCCCGACGACGTCATGGCGTCGCTGACCACCGAGCGCACCAACCTCGCGTTCGGTGACATCCACGTGCGCGGCGAGTACCCCGGGTACTACCTGCGCAGCCTCCGCGACCAGGGGGTGGAGCTGGTCATCACCGACGAGGACCGTGCGCTGCTGAAGGAACACACCGTCGACTTCGTCTCGTTCAGCTACTACATGAGCGTGGCCGAGACCTCCGACGACTCCAAGCGGATCATCGGCGAGGGCAACATCATGGGCGGCGTGTCCAACCCGACGCTGCAGGCATCCGAATGGGGCTGGCAGATCGACCCCGTTGGCCTGCGCATCGTGCTCAACCAGTTCTGGGACCGCTGGCAGAAGCCGCTCTTCATCGTGGAGAACGGCCTGGGCGCCCGCGACCAGCTCGTAGAGGTCGACGGCCGCAAGACCGTCATCGACGACTACCGCATCGACTACCTCAACGACCACCTCGTGCAGGTCGGTGAGGCCATCACCGACGGCGTCGACGTGATGGGTTACACCTCGTGGGGCTGCATCGACATCGTCAGCGCCAGCACCGCGCAGCTGAGCAAGCGCTACGGCTTCATCTATGTGGACCGCAACGACGACGGCACCGGCACCCTGGACCGCTACAAGAAGAAGTCCTTCGACTGGTACGCCGAGGTCATCTCGTCTAACGGCGCCAGCCTCACGCGCTAG
- a CDS encoding beta-glucoside-specific PTS transporter subunit IIABC, protein MDYSTTAAAVLKGVGGEENVSSLVHCATRLRFVVKDESKIDKAAVKASPGVIATAEAGGQYQVVIGNEVPEVFAEIAKISKLAGPSANVKTTDGPKGNLLNRFIAMISAIFTPLLWALAGTGLLKAFLAAAVTFGWLDNTTTTYVILNALSDAFINFLPLALAITAAKYFKAEQFTSLAIAGAFVYPSIVALNGVPDITFFGIPVTMVSYVSSVIPIIVIVWLQSHAERVLYAKLPSAIRRFVTPMLLVLILVPLTFLVIGPLSNLISGGLAGGIGWIFTAVPWLGGAIMGGLWQVFVIFGLHWGFVPLMTAELQTGGLIYLVAPLFAAVLAQAAAVTGVWVRTKDKNLKSLAAPAALSGFLAGVTEPAIYGVNLPLKRPFVFGVIGGVLGGGLISAGGIAANAFVLPSGLAIPALLSQGSIVMLFLGLAVAIIVPFLLTVIVGFKDPVAEIAAPVESRDLQVLSPLDGTAVPLTAVPDAVFAGGSLGKGVAVVPRVGALYAPFDAVVAAAFPTGHAIGLKHADGAEVLIHIGIDTVKLGGKHFTVKVEKGQQVAAGDLLVEFDIAAITAAGYDITTPIIVTNTKRYPAIGSATAGPVAHGDALFLAIAEEELALA, encoded by the coding sequence ATGGATTACTCCACAACCGCTGCTGCGGTTCTCAAGGGCGTGGGCGGCGAGGAGAATGTCTCCTCCCTCGTGCACTGCGCCACCCGGCTGCGGTTCGTCGTGAAGGACGAGAGCAAGATCGACAAGGCAGCCGTGAAGGCCAGCCCTGGCGTCATCGCCACTGCGGAAGCCGGCGGCCAATACCAGGTCGTCATCGGCAATGAAGTCCCCGAGGTCTTCGCCGAGATCGCCAAGATCTCCAAGCTCGCCGGTCCGTCCGCGAACGTGAAGACGACGGACGGCCCCAAGGGCAACCTGCTCAACCGGTTCATCGCGATGATCTCGGCCATCTTCACCCCGCTGCTGTGGGCACTAGCCGGAACCGGCCTGCTCAAGGCGTTCCTCGCAGCGGCGGTCACCTTCGGCTGGCTCGACAACACGACCACCACCTACGTCATCCTCAACGCCCTCTCCGATGCCTTCATCAACTTCCTGCCGCTCGCGCTCGCGATCACCGCGGCGAAGTACTTCAAGGCGGAGCAGTTCACCTCGCTCGCCATCGCCGGCGCGTTCGTCTACCCGTCGATCGTGGCCCTCAACGGTGTGCCCGACATCACCTTCTTCGGCATCCCGGTCACCATGGTCAGCTACGTCTCGAGCGTCATCCCGATCATCGTCATCGTCTGGCTGCAGAGCCACGCCGAGCGGGTTCTCTACGCCAAGCTGCCCTCCGCGATACGCCGCTTCGTGACGCCCATGCTCCTGGTACTGATCCTCGTTCCCCTCACCTTCCTCGTCATCGGCCCGCTGTCCAACCTGATCAGCGGCGGGCTCGCCGGCGGTATCGGCTGGATCTTCACTGCCGTGCCGTGGCTCGGCGGCGCCATCATGGGCGGACTGTGGCAGGTCTTCGTGATCTTCGGCCTGCACTGGGGCTTCGTGCCGCTGATGACCGCTGAGCTGCAGACCGGCGGCCTGATCTATCTCGTTGCCCCGCTGTTCGCTGCCGTCCTGGCCCAGGCCGCCGCCGTCACCGGCGTGTGGGTGCGCACCAAGGACAAGAACCTCAAGTCCCTCGCCGCCCCTGCCGCGTTGTCCGGCTTCCTCGCCGGCGTGACCGAGCCGGCCATCTACGGCGTCAACCTGCCGTTGAAGCGCCCGTTCGTGTTCGGCGTCATCGGTGGTGTCCTCGGTGGTGGCCTGATCTCCGCCGGCGGCATCGCGGCCAACGCCTTCGTGCTGCCGTCCGGCCTGGCCATTCCCGCCCTGCTCAGCCAGGGCAGCATCGTGATGCTGTTCCTCGGCCTGGCCGTCGCGATCATCGTGCCGTTCCTGCTCACCGTCATCGTCGGTTTCAAGGACCCGGTCGCCGAGATCGCGGCCCCCGTGGAAAGCCGCGACCTCCAGGTGCTGAGCCCCTTGGACGGCACCGCCGTTCCGCTCACCGCGGTTCCCGACGCCGTCTTCGCCGGCGGTTCGCTGGGCAAGGGCGTCGCCGTGGTTCCCCGGGTCGGCGCCCTGTACGCCCCGTTCGACGCCGTCGTGGCCGCCGCCTTCCCCACCGGCCACGCGATCGGCCTGAAGCACGCCGACGGCGCCGAGGTGCTCATCCACATCGGCATCGACACGGTCAAGCTCGGCGGCAAGCACTTCACCGTCAAGGTCGAGAAGGGCCAGCAGGTCGCGGCCGGCGACCTCCTGGTGGAGTTCGACATCGCGGCCATCACCGCGGCCGGATACGACATCACGACGCCCATCATCGTGACGAACACCAAGCGGTACCCCGCCATCGGCTCCGCGACGGCGGGCCCGGTCGCCCACGGCGACGCGCTCTTCCTCGCGATCGCCGAAGAAGAACTGGCGCTCGCCTAG